Within Diprion similis isolate iyDipSimi1 chromosome 11, iyDipSimi1.1, whole genome shotgun sequence, the genomic segment ATAGTTATACGGCACCTCGGAGTGGCGAGATCGAGAGAAGGGCTTCAGCTTTTGGCTCGAGGTTACAACACCGTTGGGCACTGCTCAACAGCTCACAGCGGAGCTTGCAAGTCGTCATAACTTTACATAAAATTAGTGGCTAAAAGCCATTCGCCGCTGGAACTCTCGAGGTTCGCGTGAAACTGTTCAACTATAACCATCCGGGAATGGCGAACTCTGCGGGAAGAGACGCGGCCGCGTAATGGACCGCTGATATAATTTCCAGAAATTATCATTAGCTGAGGCGTGAAATTAACCGCTATCGCTAACTAACTGCGCACAATTTCTCAACGCAGTCCTCGGAGctgtttatataattatatatcacGTTATACAAGTACTCGTCGTACCTACCTTTGCGTTTGTAcactgagagaaaaaagtcatTGAACCAATTGAATGTGTGCTCACGTGGggcgaaataaatatttatctgtctcaattcaaaatttatcggTCTAACGAAATGTTCGGTTGATTCAAGTCAATTTTGATGGACCGTGAAAAGGATTTTGCTGAATtaagtatataagtatatatcgCGTTCGCCGCATTTTGttgaatcaaacgaatatcaTTTGACTCAAATAATCGTTTTCCTACAACTCTACTACTAGAAATTTCTAATCCATAGTACTAGAGTGTGAAAACACCATGAGAATCTCACCTTGATATAGAGTCGACTGAACGTTAGATTTCTCGTCTGAGTTTCTTTCAGCTCGTTCGCTCGCGTTTCCCACGACGAGCGTGGTGAAACTTGCGATAAGAAAGTTTCGTTCCTCTCGAATCTCGATACCGACTTCTCAGGAACGAAATCAGGCGATCGTGTAACGGTCATGGGAATATCTGCGGACTCTTTCGGTTCAGGGTCtgtggaatcgattgaaaggaaaaagacgtaaaaaaaaaatcagattttcacCGGCTGGTTATGAAAAATCCGTCGACGTTCCGCTGACGCAGCTTCCCTTTGCCTGTTATATACAACCTTTCCAAAAAACGTAAGGTACCTACGCGAGATCCTTTCGTCGTAAGACGCATCTCGTGCGGCTTTTCTACATACCAAAGTAGAATTATCAGAGCAGGTAAAACGAGCCGGAGATAAGAAGAATTTCTGTAACTAAACGAGGCGGTCGTGCTTCGCAGTCGCGTTgcggagatttttttctcgagatAAAATTCTATTCTTCGTTTGCGTTGTTACACCCGCCCAAGCAAGCAGTTCCATATGACTTATTGCCTGCGGGAATAACGCTTGTAACTACACGCGTATAACCAAAACCATCAGCAACCTGCATGGCGCCTCGGACAAACCACCGAACTAAAATTTACACGCGTTTAGCTTTACGACGCGTTACTTGTACCATCATATCCGTCGAGCAACCAGCTATGGACGTATATTAGCGCGTATTTATAGGCGAGCATAAAATGTCGGTGACGTATGAAAGAATCGTAAACACATTGTGTGCATAACGTCcctcaaatttttctatcattaAACTACTTATTCTTCACTTCAGACCTGATGATCGATTTTTAACTCCCATGCACTCTGCCACGCATCGATCCCAtacggataaaaattttcctgctCCGTCTTATTCGTTCCTGTAATTCTCCCCCCATTCTTAACCGCACCTGCTTTATGTGGAACTCGTTACGGAAGAGATAGACCCAAAGATATGTACACCGTTGCATAATGCAGCTGCAACGTTTATGCTCGTCATTGTGGCGTAGACAGAAAGCCTAAGGTATTATTCTTATGTATAATGCTTGCGCGGTAAGGGAGACGTTATACGTCATTGTGAGCGACGACCATTGCGGCACTTACTTTCAACCATTACCGGCCGCACATCGCCGTCCTACCGAAAGTCATTATCTTCCTCTTTTGGGCGAGTTTGACAGCTCCGTACCAGTCAATTGTCGCCAAGGCAAGGCCGTTTTCTTCCCTTCAATGACAAACTCCAGTCTCTTCACTTCCATGGTGAATCGCCTTGCGCCGTTAGTCACGGCGGTTGCCTCTCTGTCACAACAATCATTAAATATGACGCAAAGTGATTTACAAGTCAGGTCCGAGACCAGCCTGCACGGTAAAACGCCCGGCGccgtttttatttcacataaaCTCGGCGACTCGACACCTCGTTCATCAGATAACATAATCAATGTTCGGCATCGCGCTGTCCGCTGTTAAAAAATCTACCTTTTCCCTATTATCCTACTCTATTCCtgatttaacaaaatttaacAGTAGAATGACCAATTAATTGAGCTCAACAATTTCACGCGGATAGTCGGTGGTTGCGCAAAAATGTAATTCAATTAACTTATTTTATTCTCCTTTGAAAGTTTATGCTTTTTGAAACGGTCTTCCAATATCCGTCAACCGAGTTTTAgtctattataattattatctgtTGAAtcctgtagaaaaaaataacgatgcCAACGACGCTTCGCCGGCATATAGGCAACCGATGTCACATCTTACTCGCGATAAGTATATCAGATGTAACGATAATTGCCTATCGGCAGGCGAAGCGTCGTTCGCGTCGTTGACCTAATGTGTAAACTTTATTATTACCTGTAAACTTAACATCGCCGAATATATGATGATTATCATATAATTTCGACGTGATCGATGAGAATACAATTAGCAAAGAGAGAGACTGAACGAATGTTTGATCCAAAATGGCGGGCCCTCAGTGAGAATCAACCGGCATATTGGGTCTACAGAGCAACGCGATAGGAAGAATACAGGCGTTGGTGTTTAATTTAATTGTGCCATTTAGGGTGTAGAATATGTTAAcggttttttcgatttatttgtttgtccGGGGCCCCCTTATCCGATCCCgtttgttcaattttcgaaGTGGCCCGCGTCTTCGGACCTCAGAGATTAGGTCAGGAAGGGTCTGGTGTGGCGTTTGGGACTTTACAACGTTCCGAGTCGTAGAATCGGAGTCTTTTCAATTCGTTCTTAAACAATGTTAATTTTACTGCCGCATGGTCTTTATAATCTTTGTCGGTATGGGTATTATGGCTCGTCTTGTAAGCGCGTTATGCTCCAGGGATACAAGGTATGCCTCGGAGGCACCGTTCCACCGTTCCACCCTGCATAGCAGGTAAGGGCCTGCCTTCCCGTGAACCTTTATGGCGGCGAGGACAGGCCCTCGCAACTAGCTTAGCttgcagtaaaaaattgaCCCACACACGCGTCCATATCCTCGTTCGTGTCCGGGCCCAGCTCTTCTTATACCTCGTTCCGAGCCGAGGGGGTCCTTCTTCCTTGGCTCTGGCTCTCGGCGAGCTGCAGCGAGGACATCCCCCATTTTATAACACCGCACTTAGGGGTATTAGCCGAAGAAACGAGCAACTAAATACACTTTATTTCGCTACAAAGATACGGAAACCTTTCCGATAATCCGTGACGCTTTGACCAAAGGTAGCTGCTGGACGCTCAGTGTCCGGACTTGGCGCAATATAACGCAGTCTAGGTACCCACCATCTCGTACAGAGAGACACGGTATTCTCTACTGGTATATTACCGACCATAATTCCGGCTggcttcaaaaaatttccatccatACCAGCCTGATCTGCTTCTACGTCCGAAGACCTTTTTTGGATTCAAAACCGCGGACTCGTAGCATCTTCGGAGCGCACTTGTCACGCAGTGGATATCGCTCCGGGAATTCGTCTTCCAACTTTTTCGCCCTCTTCTTGGGCAGGAAGAAACCTTGATTCCACCCTGCGTAGATGTTGGTAGTGTACCCACCTGTTCGGGGATCGTTCGAGGGGGCTTCTCTCCTTATTGGAGACTTTTTAACCTCGGCTCCGCCTCGCGGCTTTCAGCTGTACAGTCCTTTGTGTCAGGATCCAGAGCTCCGGCCACCCGTCGGGATGCTGCACGCTCTATTATGCCAATACCCAAACACCGGCGTTCGGGTTCGTTATAAGTTACAACTTGAGAGAGGAACTGCAGCTTCGGGGCTTAGGGGCTGTGCCAAGTTAGGCGTTTCCGACTCGACGTCGGTCGACCAACCGGTCCAACAACTCTGCAGTCGCTGCTGCTGCGCGATGGAGAATTCGAGGCGGATCTGTAAGCTTTGACTCTTTGTAGTTTGTTTaaagatttctttttcaaaactaaCTTTGAATACTAATTTCACATTTCTTCGTGTAACGGAACGTACTTTTTTATCGTTGTGTAAGTCAGTGCAAACTGACAAACGAATCGaatgaatgtaaaatttttaattcatctcTTTCGTAATTCATGCAACAAGGGGTTAATACTCATTCACTGCCgtagcttttttttctttttaaatgtttattcGAGAGGAATGAGgctgtagaaatttttatgcaattaTCAGAAATAACTAAAACGTATTatacagaaaaatttaattatatcgGCTATTTGACTTATAGTATATATTCCTTCACATGAAGGAATTTGGTCATgagcataaaattacaaaaaataaattcgtgaACTTACGTAATAAAAAGAATCTTAAAACTACACAAATTAGAATCCATTTCAAAAGTTCACGTTCCACCGTTTATCTGCAAGTTGAATCGGTTATTCGTTTATGGTTTTCAAGTTTCACACGTTTGCCCACAGATTTGGCAGTAATTCAACATGTCAATCCGAACGATTTCCTTTTGTGATATGATATGTTGCTTTAAAACAAATCCCGACCTTCAGAAGATGATCCAGTAATCTTCGTTGTAGTCTCAACTTTCCTAGTTGTGACACCTTTTTGCCAGGAAGTCAAGACCTCGCCAGCGTGGGTCCAAACAGTCACATATTTCTCTGTCGTTCCGATGGAATTCTCAGCTCGGCACGAGTAACGTCCACTTTCATGATCCAGAAAGAATCGTTTTCGAAGGTGCGAATTATCCAGTGAAATCCTGTACCGGTAACCGTTGGCGAGTGGCTGGCCGTCCTGAGGATGTGATTCAAAGGATTGTCAGGTGTCTCACAATGCAGGACGAAATATCGTGCGGATTACTTTATAAGGCAAGCTCGATAGCAGCAGGATTAAAGTACATGAGCGAATTCAGGATACGCCTAATTGTGACGGGTTACCTTCAACCAAGTTAGTTTTGGTTCTGGCATTCCTTCGGCGATACACGTTAGCTCCAGACTGGCCGTTTCGTCATTCGTCGAGTCAGTCATTCTCAGTGAATTGATGAcattcatttctttgattATTGGTcttcctgaaatattttttccaccgtATTCACGCCATCGCGTTAatcaaaaacatgaaatgggCAATCAAATGCCGCGGAAGTTAAGAAATATAGATAAGAATTGCGGCTCTTTATGCACGTGATAATTCGATATTATCAGACGCAGCATATCACGAGTTCGAGAAAAAGCATAATATTCGTATATTTCGAACGATTCGTTATGAAAATCTGAACCGTCAATAATTGTTTATGACTTGAGTAACATCGTTGATAAAACTCACCGAAACGGAAGATGGAGCTTTCCATTTCAGAGTAAATAAATCAGATTTTCTCATAACTATCGAGCACGTCAAAGTCTGATTTTTACCCCAGACAACGTGACGCAACGCAGCTCCGTCGATTATCGGCTTTGGCAGAATTTTCGGCACTTCGTgtggaaaggagaaaaaacaaatcatcAATGATTTCGAACCGAACTTGACCGAAGAAATAGCGTGACGCACACTTGTAGAGGGAATGGACTCAAAGAATGAAAGTCACTTGGGAAATTCATTAAGAATACACAATCGAGTGGATTATAAGCTCGAAAATGCATAAGCACAAACTCACCTGTCACGGTTAAAATATACGACGCCTCACTGTCCGAGTTTTCGCTGCCAACTATTTTACACTCTAACATTTCGTCTAACAGTGCAagtgacaaatttttcaagatgaaTCCAATTTTTGATCCAATTCTTTCGATATAGAAGGAGTTTGTCCTTTACAAATTATCTGAGAATCGTGTCATTTTTACGCGgataaattgttaatttgatATCTGTAAAGCTGACTGAATGAACCTGAATGGGAAAGGACTAGATATTCCTGAAGCGCAGTAGAGACATcgttagaaaaatgttttattcaaaGGTCTTATAAGGTAAATTACATTGTAGTTAATAGACCAAAATTTCTTTCTACTTCTAGCAGCTAAATTTTCGTATGGAAAGTAGCATAAAATTATCCAGTAATTAGTTCGATTGTCGCAGAACTTGGTAGCTGAACTGCAGCTCGATCAACTGAAGTTAGAGTGTTATTCCTCAGGGAGACTGACTCCAGGTTTGTGAGTCCAGCGAATAAGCCACTCGGCAGAGTCTGGATTTTATTGTCACTCAAGGTGATCTCCACCACCGACGAAAGGCCTTCGAATGCACCAACTTCTATTACTGAAATCTCGTTATTATAAAGATGTAGAGTTTCCAAACTTCTCAGACCGATGAATGTGCCTGATCGAATTTCAGATATTTTGTTGTGTTCGAGAGATAACGTTGTCAGTTTAGACAATCCTTTGAATGCCCTTTGATGAACGGTTACTATGTCGTTGACATTAATGCTCAGAGAACGAAGTTTACTTAAACCTTTGAAAGTATCGGCTTTTAGTTCTCGTATATTGTTTCTGTCAAAGTGAagatattttaatttcttaagatttttaaacgatttcgGAGCAACACTAGTTATCTTGTTGTCCTCTAGCTCGAGAGAAGTTATCTTCGAAAGACCAGAAAATGTTGTTTGATTTATCGTCGCAATCAGATTCTGATGTAGTTGTAACTTTGTTAATTCTGATAGTCCATTAAAACTCCCTTCCGGTATGTAGGTTATCCTGTTATTGGCCAAGGACAATCTTTCCAAGCGAGGCAATTCTTGAAACAAGTTGGGAATCAGCCTCACTGCGTTGTTTCCAAGGTGCAGATTTTTCAGGTTCGGCAGGCCCGCGAACGCGCCTGGTTCCAAATCCGAAATTTGATTTCCGGCAAACAGGCTTAGAGTTACTagtgaaagatttttaaacgCTCCAGGTTTAATCGATATCAAATTAAAGTCCAATATTTCTAACCGACCATATTCCCCGCGTTCCGTCACTTCGGTTAAAATACCTTCGACGGAACTGCACACAGTATGGTACGAAGACACATGTCTGCAGGTTGGCTGCGCCAGAGCAGGCACAACTGCTAAAACGAAGATTACTGACACTGCACAACGAATCATGATGCGATGATTTTTGACGTCTCTCCTCGCTGCTCCGACTACTTAAGTAGAGCCATATCTGAAAGATATCTTTGAACTTTGCCACCGTTGTTGGGTAATGGAGATAATAGTTGCGTGATGTCcacgataataattcaaatgacTGCCAAAATCGTGAAATATAACTACGTTTTTCCCGGAATATACCCGGTGTCTTGATTAAACCGTATCACACAAGATGAAATTTTGGGGTCGGCCTGTGACAGCCTGATAGTCTATCTGAAACAGTAGgctacgttgaaaaaaaattggtgcaGATTTCTCAAGACTTCATTTCGTGTCAATTTAATATCAATGTACCTCTGCCTGATGTTGAATCCTCAAAGTAACGGTACAAATTGTTCTACAATATTAGTGCATATCGGTTAATTATGGTCAATTTCCACCCCAGTTTTTATAGTACAATGATTGACGTTGGATTTTGATTGCGGACGTACTTCTTATTCACCCTGTTTGTTTGgattttatcgttatttcattttacgtCACAAAATACGCTTTCGCGGTACTCCTCAATCTCTGACCCTTCAAGTATAACatttaatttcgaaataaagagaaaacttGACTCGTATATACCTCGGCCATTTATACCAATCGCGAATCTGACTGTTGCACAAGTCTTATCGTTTGGACTTTGTATGTTATTTTAGCGACAAGATGTTGCTCATTAGTCTGTATATTGGAGTGGGCCATAGAAGATACATTTTTGGCAGCTTCGTATTTGGAAATAATTCGTGCAGTCAATGACACCTAGTTTGAATTGCAAATTCAATCGATACGTAAACTTCAACTTCGTACCTACCTTTACTTGTGATCAGAGTCTTTTCGAAATTGCCTAGAGAACGCTTCGTTTTCAcgttattacaataattattaccgTATACGAACGTTTagaatcaacaaaaaaaatgaacgaattcAGAAACGAtacgaaaacaaaatattcagTATCACATACAATACATTACAATTatatgattattttatttattaaattttgatgtttttcattttacgtaTATGTGTGAGTGAAATGGCATTTTACGCCTGCAAGCCGCGGCTTAG encodes:
- the LOC124412752 gene encoding insulin-like growth factor-binding protein complex acid labile subunit, with translation MIRCAVSVIFVLAVVPALAQPTCRHVSSYHTVCSSVEGILTEVTERGEYGRLEILDFNLISIKPGAFKNLSLVTLSLFAGNQISDLEPGAFAGLPNLKNLHLGNNAVRLIPNLFQELPRLERLSLANNRITYIPEGSFNGLSELTKLQLHQNLIATINQTTFSGLSKITSLELEDNKITSVAPKSFKNLKKLKYLHFDRNNIRELKADTFKGLSKLRSLSINVNDIVTVHQRAFKGLSKLTTLSLEHNKISEIRSGTFIGLRSLETLHLYNNEISVIEVGAFEGLSSVVEITLSDNKIQTLPSGLFAGLTNLESVSLRNNTLTSVDRAAVQLPSSATIELITG